Proteins from one Haliaeetus albicilla chromosome 4, bHalAlb1.1, whole genome shotgun sequence genomic window:
- the HNRNPA3 gene encoding heterogeneous nuclear ribonucleoprotein A3 isoform X9, with product MAALKEERDVEDYKRKGRRSSQQKYRRLNKGHEPKEPEQLRKLFIGGLSFETTDDSLREHFEKWGTLTDCVVMRDPQTKRSRGFGFVTYSCVEEVDAAMSARPHKVDGRVVEPKRAVSREDSVKPGAHLTVKKIFVGGIKEDTEEYNLREYFEKYGKIETIEVMEDRQSGKKRGFAFVTFDDHDTVDKIVVQKYHTINGHNCEVKKALSKQEMQTASSQRVKYFVGRGGGSGNFMGRGNFGGGGGNFGRGGNFGGRGKHSHLFCVPGGYGGGGGGGGSRGSFGGGDGYNGFGDGGNYGGGPGYGSRGGYGGGGGPGYGNPGGGYGGGGGGYDGYNEGGNFGGGNYGGSGNYNDFGNYSGQQQSNYGPMKGGGSFGGRSSGSPYGGGYGSGSGSGGYGGRRF from the exons CAGAAATACCGTAGACTGAATAAG GGCCATGAGCCAAAGGAGCCGGAGCAATTGAGAAAGCTGTTCATTGGAGGTCTGAGCTTTGAAACAACAGATGATAGCTTGAGAGAGCACTTTGAAAAATGGGGCACACTCACGGACTGTGTG GTGATGAGAGACCCGCAAACAAAACGTTCCAGAGGCTTTGGCTTTGTGACTTACTCTTGTGTAGAGGAGGTGGATGCTGCCATGAGTGCTCGACCGCATAAGGTTGATGGGCGCGTGGTTGAACCAAAGAGAGCAGTTTCGAGGGAG GATTCTGTAAAGCCTGGGGCACATCTCACggtaaagaaaatatttgttggtGGAATTAAAGAAGATACAGAAGAATATAATTTAAGGGAGTACTTTGAAAAATATGGCAAGATTGAAACCATAGAAGTCATGGAAGATAGGCAAAGCGGAAAGAAAAGAGGCTTTGCTTTTGTAACTTTTGATGATCATGATACAGTTGATAAAATTGTTG TTCAGAAATACCATACTATAAACGGACATAACTGTGAAGTGAAAAAAGCACTCTCAAAACAAGAGATGCAGACTGCTAGCTCTCAGAGAG taaaatattttgtaggtCGTGGGGGTGGCTCCGGCAACTTCATGGGTCGTGGAAACTTTGGAGGCGGTGGAGGGAACTTTGGCCGAGGAGGAAACTTTGGCGGAAGAG GAAAACACTCTCATCTGTTCTGTGTTCCAGGAGGCTatgggggtggtggtggcggtggtggGAGCAGAGGAAGCTTTGGGGGTGGTGACGGATACAATGGATTTGGTGATG GTGGCAACTATGGAGGTGGTCCTGGCTATGGCAGCAGAGGAGGTTATGGTGGTGGTGGCGGACCAGGATATGGAAACCCAGGTGGTGGATatggaggtggaggaggaggatatGATGGCTACAATGAAGGAGGAAACTTCGGTGGTG GTAATTATGGTGGAAGTGGAAACTACAATGATTTTGGCAATTACAGTGGACAACAGCAGTCTAACTATGGTCCCATGAAAGGTGGTGGCAGCTTTGGTGGCAGAAGTTCAGGCAGTCCCTATGGTG GTGGCTATGGATCTGGAAGTGGAAGTGGGGGCTATGGTGGTAGAAGATTCTAA
- the HNRNPA3 gene encoding heterogeneous nuclear ribonucleoprotein A3 isoform X10 encodes MAALKEERDVEDYKRKGRRSSQKYRRLNKGHEPKEPEQLRKLFIGGLSFETTDDSLREHFEKWGTLTDCVVMRDPQTKRSRGFGFVTYSCVEEVDAAMSARPHKVDGRVVEPKRAVSREDSVKPGAHLTVKKIFVGGIKEDTEEYNLREYFEKYGKIETIEVMEDRQSGKKRGFAFVTFDDHDTVDKIVVQKYHTINGHNCEVKKALSKQEMQTASSQRVKYFVGRGGGSGNFMGRGNFGGGGGNFGRGGNFGGRGKHSHLFCVPGGYGGGGGGGGSRGSFGGGDGYNGFGDGGNYGGGPGYGSRGGYGGGGGPGYGNPGGGYGGGGGGYDGYNEGGNFGGGNYGGSGNYNDFGNYSGQQQSNYGPMKGGGSFGGRSSGSPYGGGYGSGSGSGGYGGRRF; translated from the exons AAATACCGTAGACTGAATAAG GGCCATGAGCCAAAGGAGCCGGAGCAATTGAGAAAGCTGTTCATTGGAGGTCTGAGCTTTGAAACAACAGATGATAGCTTGAGAGAGCACTTTGAAAAATGGGGCACACTCACGGACTGTGTG GTGATGAGAGACCCGCAAACAAAACGTTCCAGAGGCTTTGGCTTTGTGACTTACTCTTGTGTAGAGGAGGTGGATGCTGCCATGAGTGCTCGACCGCATAAGGTTGATGGGCGCGTGGTTGAACCAAAGAGAGCAGTTTCGAGGGAG GATTCTGTAAAGCCTGGGGCACATCTCACggtaaagaaaatatttgttggtGGAATTAAAGAAGATACAGAAGAATATAATTTAAGGGAGTACTTTGAAAAATATGGCAAGATTGAAACCATAGAAGTCATGGAAGATAGGCAAAGCGGAAAGAAAAGAGGCTTTGCTTTTGTAACTTTTGATGATCATGATACAGTTGATAAAATTGTTG TTCAGAAATACCATACTATAAACGGACATAACTGTGAAGTGAAAAAAGCACTCTCAAAACAAGAGATGCAGACTGCTAGCTCTCAGAGAG taaaatattttgtaggtCGTGGGGGTGGCTCCGGCAACTTCATGGGTCGTGGAAACTTTGGAGGCGGTGGAGGGAACTTTGGCCGAGGAGGAAACTTTGGCGGAAGAG GAAAACACTCTCATCTGTTCTGTGTTCCAGGAGGCTatgggggtggtggtggcggtggtggGAGCAGAGGAAGCTTTGGGGGTGGTGACGGATACAATGGATTTGGTGATG GTGGCAACTATGGAGGTGGTCCTGGCTATGGCAGCAGAGGAGGTTATGGTGGTGGTGGCGGACCAGGATATGGAAACCCAGGTGGTGGATatggaggtggaggaggaggatatGATGGCTACAATGAAGGAGGAAACTTCGGTGGTG GTAATTATGGTGGAAGTGGAAACTACAATGATTTTGGCAATTACAGTGGACAACAGCAGTCTAACTATGGTCCCATGAAAGGTGGTGGCAGCTTTGGTGGCAGAAGTTCAGGCAGTCCCTATGGTG GTGGCTATGGATCTGGAAGTGGAAGTGGGGGCTATGGTGGTAGAAGATTCTAA
- the HNRNPA3 gene encoding heterogeneous nuclear ribonucleoprotein A3 isoform X11, with translation MAALKEERDVEDYKRKGRRSSQGHEPKEPEQLRKLFIGGLSFETTDDSLREHFEKWGTLTDCVVMRDPQTKRSRGFGFVTYSCVEEVDAAMSARPHKVDGRVVEPKRAVSREDSVKPGAHLTVKKIFVGGIKEDTEEYNLREYFEKYGKIETIEVMEDRQSGKKRGFAFVTFDDHDTVDKIVVQKYHTINGHNCEVKKALSKQEMQTASSQRVKYFVGRGGGSGNFMGRGNFGGGGGNFGRGGNFGGRGKHSHLFCVPGGYGGGGGGGGSRGSFGGGDGYNGFGDGGNYGGGPGYGSRGGYGGGGGPGYGNPGGGYGGGGGGYDGYNEGGNFGGGNYGGSGNYNDFGNYSGQQQSNYGPMKGGGSFGGRSSGSPYGGGYGSGSGSGGYGGRRF, from the exons GGCCATGAGCCAAAGGAGCCGGAGCAATTGAGAAAGCTGTTCATTGGAGGTCTGAGCTTTGAAACAACAGATGATAGCTTGAGAGAGCACTTTGAAAAATGGGGCACACTCACGGACTGTGTG GTGATGAGAGACCCGCAAACAAAACGTTCCAGAGGCTTTGGCTTTGTGACTTACTCTTGTGTAGAGGAGGTGGATGCTGCCATGAGTGCTCGACCGCATAAGGTTGATGGGCGCGTGGTTGAACCAAAGAGAGCAGTTTCGAGGGAG GATTCTGTAAAGCCTGGGGCACATCTCACggtaaagaaaatatttgttggtGGAATTAAAGAAGATACAGAAGAATATAATTTAAGGGAGTACTTTGAAAAATATGGCAAGATTGAAACCATAGAAGTCATGGAAGATAGGCAAAGCGGAAAGAAAAGAGGCTTTGCTTTTGTAACTTTTGATGATCATGATACAGTTGATAAAATTGTTG TTCAGAAATACCATACTATAAACGGACATAACTGTGAAGTGAAAAAAGCACTCTCAAAACAAGAGATGCAGACTGCTAGCTCTCAGAGAG taaaatattttgtaggtCGTGGGGGTGGCTCCGGCAACTTCATGGGTCGTGGAAACTTTGGAGGCGGTGGAGGGAACTTTGGCCGAGGAGGAAACTTTGGCGGAAGAG GAAAACACTCTCATCTGTTCTGTGTTCCAGGAGGCTatgggggtggtggtggcggtggtggGAGCAGAGGAAGCTTTGGGGGTGGTGACGGATACAATGGATTTGGTGATG GTGGCAACTATGGAGGTGGTCCTGGCTATGGCAGCAGAGGAGGTTATGGTGGTGGTGGCGGACCAGGATATGGAAACCCAGGTGGTGGATatggaggtggaggaggaggatatGATGGCTACAATGAAGGAGGAAACTTCGGTGGTG GTAATTATGGTGGAAGTGGAAACTACAATGATTTTGGCAATTACAGTGGACAACAGCAGTCTAACTATGGTCCCATGAAAGGTGGTGGCAGCTTTGGTGGCAGAAGTTCAGGCAGTCCCTATGGTG GTGGCTATGGATCTGGAAGTGGAAGTGGGGGCTATGGTGGTAGAAGATTCTAA